CGTACTTTCGACAATTCGGTACCTTGATCGTGCTTTACGGTGATTATTGTGAACGAATCACGTTGTTAACTTTGCGGAGTTTGAGGAACGAGTATAAAAGGCGTTCATGTAAAAAGTAACAAGGGAAAGTGAAGAAAAAGGAATAACAATGTTGAGTCTTTGCCGTCAAGCCATAATAGCTAACAGTCAAAAGTgagtataaaattataaaacaccTGGCGAGGCACAGTGTTTTAACAAAAGAAAATTTCGCTGGTTTGTGTTTTATTATTCTGCAGCATGCATTAGCTCCTGGTAACGTATATTGATTATTTTCGCGCATTGACACAAGCACTGTATAACAACGTCCGAACATAAATGAAGGGGCGCGCATATATGTATGTAGACGTCAGCTTATTGGTGTGTTATTGGTCCTCCGATTCGTCTTCCTTGTCATATTTCCTCTGTCCTTATGTTGTCCTTCCTTGTCTAGGACAAGGATAGGCTACCTTGCTGGCCTGTCGGAATTTTCCACTGTACAACGAACATGAAAGGTGTCCTTTGACAGTTCATTCACCAATCTTTTCTGACTGCGTAATACTTTTGATCCGATACGCTATTCTAATTTGCTCTCCAACGGCTATTGTATTATACTCTGTACGATACACCCGATATTTCAAGTAAATGTGTCTGCCGTATGTCCTGTCAGGTGCCGACGAATAATAAGTCACCTGATTTCTAACAATGCTTACTTACTCAATGTAGTCTGAGAGATGTAGAAAACGCGAGAGCATGCGTGCGAGTATGTTATGCATTCTTCTTATGCAGTCTGCAACTTCTACATTGTTTATTTTACCGGTAACGTCTTATGTCACTCGTGTGGACATGTAGGGCCATGCTAACGGTTTCTGCTTGGACGAGGCAGagtatattttgtaaaatttaagATCTTATGACACAAGTGCACGTTTATTCTGACATAAAAGGCAAAACTTAAATAAAATCGCGAACACAGCCAAGAAATTCAAACAGAATTTACAAACTTTAATTAACGTTTTACTCATGCGCGTCACCAACGTCTTTAGAAATCTCTAATCGGCCAGCTGCATTACAAAATATAGGCAGACAATTTGTGAAACATATTTTCGGAATCTAATCGGCCAGACGTTATTTTGTCATTACGAATGATCAGAGGAAATGATAAATTGCATTGATAATAGTTTATATTAAACGTAGCTCTCATccaaaaatgtataattttgaAATATCACGGTTTACTAGATAGATATTAATCTTTTCAACATCTCGTGTATTAATGTTAATTCCCTTaccatgtgtttgtcatgaaaTGACTTTAAGTGTTTTCCATGCCACTTTTTATACTAGAACTGTGTTTTAAACTAATAGTTTTATTTGCGTACATATACGTGTCCTTGAAACGTGATATTTCTGAATACCCATACATCCGTACAAGACACGTGACGTGGATCACGTATTTTACCGACTATTCGTAAATATGTAAATCATACAATAGAAGATTTGATAATGACTTCGGTGTTTGCTAATCGGCAGACGTTATTCTGTTTCGTTAAGATAgccgataaaaaaaaaattttccgtTGTTTCGTTAACCACGATTTCTaattaattaaacattttttttagtactgcAAAGAATGGATCTCTTGCCTCCAACTTGGTTCATTGTTCTATAATTGAACCGAGCGTATTCGTTCATTTGGATTCCGTTAATGTTGTTGGGTCGTGCATGACGAATCTACTACTCCATTGATTTATTTCAATTAACAGACCCCCCGTTATCGAATTATTTTTTGCACAATTAGTAATGCAGCGATAACTGGGATAATATGGGTCACTAAGATTCTGTTACATAATACTATGATCATGGTATTCGTTTGACATGTACAAGCCAGTTTAAAATAACGTCTTTCTCCCCTCAAACTAAATATCACATTTATGTAACAGATACGTGGTATTCTTTTCCGTTAAAACCCAGATAAAATAAATCTGATAGAAGgcgtatttttttaaaaataatacgcTTATGCATAATTTACTGTAAATTcattattaaataattgtattttttaattttatgacaATTTGatgttttctatatttattgtttcgtttatattcatctttacattaaaaaatcaagCATGGAAAAGAAGATCTTCTTAAAATTTAAAGATGCAGATAAGACTATAGATTTAGGTTTGATTCCCAAGTACACAGATAAATATTTAGAGTTGGTTTGGGACAGATTTCAAGAGCTAATATTTGTACATACTACAGATCTCATCATATGTAACACTAgcaaatacaaaatgtaaacaGTAAACCTCGAAAACCTCTATTTTTATTCACATACTTAATGGCTCCTTTTTCAACAGAATTAGTACAAGATGTCTGGGAACAATTGTACCAGTACCCAATCCACCTGAATTTGCATTAGAAAATGAACCTATTCTTAGTTATCAGAAGGGCAGCCCCGAGAGGGCTGAGTTGGAAAAAGTCTTGGATAAGATggctaatgaatgcgaagaagtgCCATTAGTAATtggaaatgaagaaattaaaacTGACTTATCTAGATATCAAGTTATGGTAAGTTACATAGCATAACAATAAAGAAATGATAACACAAATTTTGTAGTATGTATTAATAATCATAATGGTCCGTTCGTTTAGCCACATAATCACAAAGTAAAAATAGCTAAGTACCACTGGGCAACACCTGATCTAGTCAAAAAAGCAATCGATGTTGCTGTTAAAGCCCAGCGTGAATGGGAGAAATGTTCCATTGATAAACGTATACAAATTTGGTTGAAGGCAGCTGATTTAATGGCAAACAAGTATAGGCAACAATTGAATGCTGCCACTATGCTTGGCCAAAGTAAAACAGTTATCCAAGCAGAGATTGACAGTGCAGCAGAATTAATTgacttttttaaaatgcatgcgTATTTTGCCAAAGATAGTCTCAAGTACCAACCAATTTCACCAGATAAAAACACTTTGAACTCTTTGAGGTATCGTGGGATGGATGGCTTTATTGCAGCAGTATCACCATTCAACTTCACTGCCATTGGTGGTAATCTTAGCTACACACCTGCTCTGATGGTTtgcatttttttttcaattacttcCCTTGCTGTAGCTTCTCttcaatgaaaaaaaaattaagGGGTTATTCTAGCGTAAGCCTATTTATATATGTCTGAAGTACCTAATAGCACAAATTTGTAAGAAATATTTTATCAAAAATTATAGGAAAAaacagaaattttttatttaataggtTACACTAGGACTTCCCTTTAAATACTAGAAATACAAATGCATAAACAAAATCAATTTGGTTTAGGGTAATGCTGTTCTGTGGAAACCATCCGATACTGCCCTACTTTCTAACTGGTGGATCTTCAAAATATGTAGAGAAGCTGGTGTACCACCAGGTGTAGTCAATTTCGTGCCCTGTGAGGGTCCTGTTTTTGGAGACACTATCACTGCTTCACCATATCTATCTGGGATCAATTTCACTGGATCAGTGCCGACATTTAATCGTTTATGGATGCAAGTTGGTCAGAATTTGGGGAAGTATAAGAACTACCCAAAATTAATAGGTGAATGTGGTGgaaaaaattttcattttgtacaTCCAAGCGCTGACGCAGAATCAGTTGCTTATGGGACCATAAGGAGTGCATTCGAATTCAATGGTCAGAAATGTTCTGCTTGCAGTAGAATGTATGTACCAGAATCTTTATGGCCTAAGGTACGTTTTTCATATGTATCTCATACATGATAGCAATTTTTACAAATGATACATTTTCATTATTAAATGTTATTCAATCTTTTATAGGTAAAAGAAGTTCTTTTATTTATCCGTAAAAAACTGACGATCGGAGATGTTAGGGATTTTACTATGTTCGCTGGAGCCGTCATCGATGCTGCTGCGTTCAAAAGAATTTCCGGATACATCGAACATGCCAAGAAATCTCCAAATTTGGAAATCATTGGCGGTGGAAACTGTAACGATTCGTACGTTTCTTTCACTTATCATTGTTCAACACGTATTTCggtattattacataatatatatgttTTTCTAGACGAGGATATTTCGTTGTTCCCACAATAGTGGTAACAAAGGATCCAAAAGATAAGATTATGACTGAGGAAATATTTGGCCCTGTGTTAACAATTTACGTTTACAAAGACTCGAAACTCGACGAAACCATGGAACTTGTTGAATCGTCGACACCCTATGCTTTAACTGGTTCGATATTTGCACAAGATGAGTAAGTACTCCATTTATCTCGTAATAAATTGTTTTACTTCGGTCCGCTTCACCGTTATCTTCACTTTTTAGACAATGGGCGAGAAAAGCGCTTGAGGAGTTCAAGTACACGGCTGGTAATTTTTACGTTAATGACAAATCGACCGGATCGGTTGTGGGTCAACAACCTTTTGGTGGTAGTCGAATGTCTGGTACAAACGACAAAGCTGGTGGCCCTAATTATGTCCTTCGTTGGGCCTCGCCGCAGTCGATTAAAGAAACGTTTGCCCCTCTGCGCGAATATGATTATCCATACATGAGATCTTAGGTTTAAGTACACAGCATGCATTAATCAAAtgaatatgtacatatattttgtGCAGTAGCAGCATCCTCTATTGCAAACGTGAAAAAATGCTGTTGTTCATAGATGATCGATACGATCGATGAAATATTCTGATGCATTTCCTTTTACGTGGATTCACCACGTACAGGCGGCGCTATATTTGCACCCACGATGCAAGTGACTCGTGCTTCGTAGGAATTTATACTACAAAAAGCATAATGCTTACACACACATACGATTACTCGTGGTGAAAACCTATGTTTTCTACAAACAGAGTGTTCAGTGATTGGTATCTGTCCGTACCAATTGATTAGTATTTTTGTTTGGACATTAATCCTGTTACCGTCTGATCGATTAGATTGACGTCACGAGACAAGTATTACTTGTGAACCGCTTTTGAAGCTGCAACACGGGCTCACCTTATTGTTCGCTGCCAATAGACAATGATCATGTTATGTAACGTGCGGCATGTAGAGTCAATATATTGTTAAGATCGATTTTCAgtacaataatattttaatatctcaGGAATATGTGTATACATGGTCGCTGACGGAGAGGCATTTCAGTTTTTCGGTCATAGATTGCAGTTTTGCATGGAAACTTTTATAACGATAATAGCGGAATATGTATATCGTTAATAAATTGTACAAGGcgaattgaaaaaaaagaaacaagacATCCTGGGCGTATCTGGGAATTGTGATGAATGCGTACTAGTTAGAAAAACCATGTCATTGTGTTTTTCTGAACTCACCCTCTTTTTTACTATTCTTACACGGATCGTTTACACATggcgatatatataatatatatgcgcATCCCGAATTCATTTTACTGTGTAATTCATGAGACAATATGTAGATGCGGGACAAACACAGTAAAATGCAAGAGTTACCCTTAAATTACGTTGTAGCGTCCGATTGTCGATCGGTCGGATATGTTATTGTTGACAGTGTGATTGAGGCATTAGAGTCTTATAAGTCGAACGGTGATTACCTAATTGAATACACAATAATATCTTAGATGTTGTGGCTGATgttataatgtaatttattttaagtgTACTATAGCAATAAAACACTGTACGATTACACATCTTTGCtcattcgaattatttgattaaattgatattattatttgataaataaagtaTCTTCCTGGCAGAAAATATTCAAGTGAAATATCGAAATGAATATAAAGCAACAAAAGGTTTATTAAACAAATTATCTCATACATTTTCCCATtgcaatttttaatataattagtatgaaattaattaattattaataatttttcatGGGCTGATTCGTTCTTCTGATGCTGGTTACTGGTTAGTTTATTTGAGTGCCAACTCGTCCCTGGGATTTTCTGCATTGTGGTTCTTCTGATGCCTGTAATCTACAAGACAAGGAAAAAGAGATTGTGCATCTAGGATGAATATATCGCACAATACTAGATCCGCCATCTAACAGATGATCAGCGGTACTAATTAGCTAGAGACTTCAGTGTACTGCCACGGATGACACCATCAGTTTCGAGGTTCACTCTCCTGTCGATATTTGCCACGGGTGGCGTCACCCGCTTATTTAGTATCAGCATACCATCGCCATCTagttttttcaaatatttattagCTGTCGATAAATtcggctaacagtttgagcgttttgacACCACGTGATTTGGCGCTGTACGAACCCCGAACAGAGCTTCTAAAAAACGCCACGGCGGCGCTACTTTCGCCCGCGATGTTTgaatccggaaagttcgtgccgattttcggtaggtagcatgagagacctgactgaatatatcacaattattgaaaacaaatgacatgtgtatatattctaaaagagataacttcagccatatttggaaaaaagtttggttacgattcgttaatttttatcagttttgtacgtcttagaatatggtggcaaataaagtgcattataggcatttaatgcttttctttttccgaaagggcaaaaatgccgcacaagcggcaaataagatatgcgctgtgcggaagtggtttgctcggtttaaaactggaaatttcgaccttgaagatcaagaacgacaaaattCTTGCCGAAAAACCTGAGAGGTTCTGGAAGAACGGAATTCTCTCAAGCTGCACGAAAGATAGAGAAAGGTTGTGGAGAACAGAATGGTacctatataatttaataaatgtataccaatatttaaatgagctgcgttttaatGTTCCgaaaaaatcggcacgaactttccggacaacccaatacatACTGAATTGTCCCGCGAgatatattgtaaataattaaCCGAGCCATTTTGTTGCACTCGAGTTTATCGACTTTATAAATGAGATTTTCGTGATCGGggacgaataaaaaaaaaagatgtaaATATCTTTCACAAATGAAATGCATTTCATTTTGATTTTCATCTCGTATATTATATTAAGTGTGAACAAACGTGAACAACATTTACAACGTATTATTGGCCGAATATACGATTAGTTAGAGTTAAGTACACGATAGCTGAACTGGGTTTGATTATTATATCGTCGCTGGTCGCTGCGAGATGGATGGTTGGCAGATGCGGAATCGTTAATGGAGCAATCTATCCCCGTTACACTCGATAATATTTTACTACAAATATGATACGTTTGAATCGTTACGTTTTGCGATTACAATATCCTGCCGCGTTAATGCTATACTTTTGATTGTTTATTTCTCGCCTATGAACGCGATCGATCTATCGCCGGGAACGTGTTCACAGTTGAACCCGATGATCCATTATGTTCTGTTCGTTGTTTCTTTCTTCTCGATGAGATCGCAAAAAAACCGTTCGCCGCTGTAGAAAGATCACGATCACACGCGGTTCACCTTACGAACTATAATTCGATAAAAATGCTTCGGTGGTCGTACGAAGAAGGTTGTGCGAAATGGCTGATCGCGACGCGGCGATCACAAAAATTGAGTACCGTCGGACTTAAAGTACAAAGGTTCGCGGTCGAACCCCGCCAAATGAAATATACCTTATTGCGTATCGaaattacaattaattacagttatttaattacataattaCATAATCATAATTTACACGCAGAAATCAAGAGAAACAGAAGCACGTTCGGGTCCCTCGTTAATTCTCGAAAGAAAGTCCTTCAAAGTCAACGCCGATCCCAAAGATTCGCGCAGCTCGGACACGAGAATTGGTACAATAAACTTGCAACGTGAAATAACGAATACGTTCGATTTTGTACGAATTACCCCACAATTAGTGCAGTTTCTCCACTCGCTCGAAACGATTGGGAAAATGCGAGAGAACGATCATTAGACCGGGGATTTTACGCGTTCGCGATAAAATTAGTAGTCGATGCTTTTCGACGCCGAAAATCTGAATTTTACGTACAAATCCGCGGCCTGATAATCGTTTACGCAGCAGTAAACAGCGGTCAACGAAGGTAATATCAGTAATTAATAACGCACGACGAGATCTTAAACGCACCACATCTTTCCATGTCCACGCTGAACAATCCCTCGATCGCTGGTTCCTATAAAATAATTTGTCCTTTGGTCGTTTAGGCCGTCACCTCGCTGGATGTACACTTGTCGAACATCGCGTCGAGGACCTGCGTGAACTTCAGGTGTCTCTCTTCCGGTGCCACGGTGGACCCTCGACTGCCCCATAGGAATTTTATATGGAACTCGGTTCGAAACGCGTCGGAAAGCAGCTCGTCGCTCCTGGAACCTTCCAGCGCGATCTCCGCGTTCCTGCGAAACAGCGGCAGATTCTCGGCCATTTTCCGGGCCGTTTCTAAATGGGACCAAACTATCGACAGACCGCAGTCCGGCGCCGAGTTCTCCCACGGAGACAGGATGGCCGCCGTAAGGCTCGAAGGCGCAGCGGTTCCTGTAGAAACAATGCAATCGTTTCAAACGGCAAACTACACACTTCAAATTTTTATACGCGATATTTTTCTGCATAGATTTTGATAAACAATTAATTTGATTTGTATTTCGCCTTGCGAGGCGAAACCCGTGtattttgactggtttggtagttctagtgttaatttatttttaaatattctcaaggttatgtcaaggtcaacatatgaaatgattcgcaaagctaatgtaataaataataatcgtgttaaacgacgtaagggatatgtttgttagagaaatatgaagaatattatcaataaccttgacataaccttcacataaccttgacataaccgtcacataaccttgacatatcaaggtcctgtcaaggttatgtcaaggtcatgccaaggttatgtcagggttatgtaCACTCAATAATCACCGAATAGTTTGTATAGTTTGATAATATGCAACAATATTTGGTCTGCTAAAATTCGTCGGAAAATCGTCAGATCcgcggttatgtcaaggttctgtcaaggttatctcaaggttatctcatggttatctcaaggttatgtcaaggttatgtacaCAATAATCACCGAATAGTTTGTATAGTTTGATAATATGCAACAATATTTGATCTGCTAACATTCGTCGGAAAATCGTCAGATTTGCGGTCCGATAATCGCGTACATTAAAATTCAATACAAACATCGATTCTCTGTTTGGCTACGACTTATTTCACAGCCACGTTGATTAGCATTTGTTCGTTACTAACAAATTCCTACGTCAGACAGAAAAATGATGTTTATTATACGACAATCTTTGCTTCAATGTTTAAATACTAACGACAGATGGATCTAATCTAATTTCGATTTAAACGTTGCGAACAACGTGGATATTTTAGTAGATCACCACAACGAGCCTGGCACGATAATATAGAGAAAAGGTTAAGTTAATCAACAAACAAGAATAAATTCTGGCAAGCGTACCCAGCACATCCTCTGGTCCCCGTTCCCCCAGCAGCGCGATGGGCAGCAGATGGGGCAAGGTGGTGTTCGGTGCCTGTGGATTCGTGCACTCGTTCATGGCGCGCAGGGTGGGCCTAAGCTTCGCCTCGAAGCTGAATGCCTCGTCGGTGTGTTTCTGTCTCAGCAAGTGCCACGTGTTCGCCAGCCTCTGTATCTGTGGTAGACAGAGTCCCAGCATCACGCCGCAGAACCCGTACAGATTGCCGAGGGCCGTTTTGGTGTCGATGGCCACCTTGATCCACTTGCTGATGGTGGCAGCTCTCTCGATCGCGGTGGCTCCGGCCAGCACGGTCACCGCGACGAGCAGCTTCAGGCACTCGGACCTCTCGATCAGATCCACCCTGGCCTGTCTGCCATGCGGCAGAGTCGCTAGCTCGATACCGCTCAGCCCGTTTCTGTTCCCGGAGCCGGGCTGCAGGGCCAGTTCCAGGTCGATCTTGGTCAAATGGGAGGCCAGAACCCTGGGGGCCGAATCGTGGAGCATTCCGGAGACACCTCTGAGCGCCGTAGGGTCCAGAGGTCTGTGATCCCCGGCGGGCAACAGCAGAGTACTGAATCCCTCGATGTCCAGCGCCGTGGTGATCTCCAGGGAGGGCGCAGCGACGACCAGCTGCTCCTCCGCGGACAGCTCGTACTCGTTCCCGCCGTTCATGCCGTCGTTGCTGGTGTGATAGTGGCTCCTGATCACCACTCCCTTGATGGGTGCCGAGCCCGAAGGGTTGCTGGTGCCTCCGGAGTTGTTGGTCTCGAACTCGCTGTCCCCGGAGCCGTTTCCACTGTCGCTGCCCGACGCCTGGTAACCTTGGTGATGATGGTGGTGGTGATGGTGATGATGGTGGCCGTGGTGCTGATGGTTCGGAACGTAAGGTATCCTCGGGGGCTTCGGCGGAGCCGTTCCCAGCGAGTTCTGGTGGTTCAGGCTCGGCGGCTGGAGCGGcggttgctgttgctgctggaGAGCAGGGTCCGAGATCACCCTGGTGATCTTCTGGCGACCGAGGGACAAGGAACAAGATGGCGGCTGGCTTTGGATGGGCGGCACGCGGGGCAGGGTGCTCGATTGGACCGGCACGTGCGGCGCGGCTTGCTGGTTAGAGACTTGCCGGCCATCGTGCTGCTCCGACGGATGGTGTTGAGCCGTTAGCGAGTGACTACGCTGCTGCTTCCGGGGTAGACGCGGTGGAGAGCCCGTCGACAGGGAGGACGACGAGGGGCTGGAACAGTGCTGGCTGTTCGTAGGTGCCGCCACGCAGGTCAGAGGCACCGATCTCGGCTTCGGCGTGATTATGCGAGCACCGCTCGCTTGGCTGATGGGTCGGCCGCTGCCCACGTAGAACGTTATCAAGTCGGCCACCGTGTCGAACGCCTCGTCCTCGAACTGGTACTGCGCCCTCTCGTACACCGTCTCCGGCTGGATCACCACCTGCGAATGCAGAAGACTCTTAGGGTTTGTGGTTTGTGTgagattttcttttttcttgatGCGAGACTTCTTCTCGGAGATTTTTGGCAAggctaaaataaataatatataataataatatatataatatataatatataataataataataataataataataataataatatataataaactccTTTTACTTTCGTAGGTGCCGTTTAACACTAGacttacggaacccgtcaaaatggcgggtcactagtttttta
The window above is part of the Megalopta genalis isolate 19385.01 chromosome 2, iyMegGena1_principal, whole genome shotgun sequence genome. Proteins encoded here:
- the LOC117225320 gene encoding breast cancer anti-estrogen resistance protein 3 homolog isoform X4, producing the protein MGALQNLGASGRRRKRNGLSSSASCKDLYQKRHTIHLQPEIIIQKEHSIIVTPLTPDDLGDEDSRRSSEVRAEEEETVAERNEDQDSGSGESAGKTGDSSDYANLPMEPPEESTRKLLERELRLLDPRDLRSHAWYHGSTLRGGRKGAEAEVPNDGDFLVRDCASQPGNYVLTVRCKGQPLHFVINRVVIQPETVYERAQYQFEDEAFDTVADLITFYVGSGRPISQASGARIITPKPRSVPLTCVAAPTNSQHCSSPSSSSLSTGSPPRLPRKQQRSHSLTAQHHPSEQHDGRQVSNQQAAPHVPVQSSTLPRVPPIQSQPPSCSLSLGRQKITRVISDPALQQQQQPPLQPPSLNHQNSLGTAPPKPPRIPYVPNHQHHGHHHHHHHHHHHQGYQASGSDSGNGSGDSEFETNNSGGTSNPSGSAPIKGVVIRSHYHTSNDGMNGGNEYELSAEEQLVVAAPSLEITTALDIEGFSTLLLPAGDHRPLDPTALRGVSGMLHDSAPRVLASHLTKIDLELALQPGSGNRNGLSGIELATLPHGRQARVDLIERSECLKLLVAVTVLAGATAIERAATISKWIKVAIDTKTALGNLYGFCGVMLGLCLPQIQRLANTWHLLRQKHTDEAFSFEAKLRPTLRAMNECTNPQAPNTTLPHLLPIALLGERGPEDVLGTAAPSSLTAAILSPWENSAPDCGLSIVWSHLETARKMAENLPLFRRNAEIALEGSRSDELLSDAFRTEFHIKFLWGSRGSTVAPEERHLKFTQVLDAMFDKCTSSEVTA
- the LOC117225320 gene encoding breast cancer anti-estrogen resistance protein 3 homolog isoform X5, which translates into the protein MEPPEESTRKLLERELRLLDPRDLRSHAWYHGSTLRGGRKGAEAEVPNDGDFLVRDCASQPGNYVLTVRCKGQPLHFVINRVVIQPETVYERAQYQFEDEAFDTVADLITFYVGSGRPISQASGARIITPKPRSVPLTCVAAPTNSQHCSSPSSSSLSTGSPPRLPRKQQRSHSLTAQHHPSEQHDGRQVSNQQAAPHVPVQSSTLPRVPPIQSQPPSCSLSLGRQKITRVISDPALQQQQQPPLQPPSLNHQNSLGTAPPKPPRIPYVPNHQHHGHHHHHHHHHHHQGYQASGSDSGNGSGDSEFETNNSGGTSNPSGSAPIKGVVIRSHYHTSNDGMNGGNEYELSAEEQLVVAAPSLEITTALDIEGFSTLLLPAGDHRPLDPTALRGVSGMLHDSAPRVLASHLTKIDLELALQPGSGNRNGLSGIELATLPHGRQARVDLIERSECLKLLVAVTVLAGATAIERAATISKWIKVAIDTKTALGNLYGFCGVMLGLCLPQIQRLANTWHLLRQKHTDEAFSFEAKLRPTLRAMNECTNPQAPNTTLPHLLPIALLGERGPEDVLGTAAPSSLTAAILSPWENSAPDCGLSIVWSHLETARKMAENLPLFRRNAEIALEGSRSDELLSDAFRTEFHIKFLWGSRGSTVAPEERHLKFTQVLDAMFDKCTSSEVTA
- the LOC117225320 gene encoding breast cancer anti-estrogen resistance protein 3 homolog isoform X1, giving the protein MTVIYSVCHDQDEVIRFRGERPSDESMMLGEHVLDDTSCSRGREIALDRRTDDVRSRIAWSFRFPSMGALQNLGASGRRRKRNGLSSSASCKDLYQKRHTIHLQPEIIIQKEHSIIVTPLTPDDLGDEDSRRSSEVRAEEEETVAERNEDQDSGSGESAGKTGDSSDYANLPMEPPEESTRKLLERELRLLDPRDLRSHAWYHGSTLRGGRKGAEAEVPNDGDFLVRDCASQPGNYVLTVRCKGQPLHFVINRVVIQPETVYERAQYQFEDEAFDTVADLITFYVGSGRPISQASGARIITPKPRSVPLTCVAAPTNSQHCSSPSSSSLSTGSPPRLPRKQQRSHSLTAQHHPSEQHDGRQVSNQQAAPHVPVQSSTLPRVPPIQSQPPSCSLSLGRQKITRVISDPALQQQQQPPLQPPSLNHQNSLGTAPPKPPRIPYVPNHQHHGHHHHHHHHHHHQGYQASGSDSGNGSGDSEFETNNSGGTSNPSGSAPIKGVVIRSHYHTSNDGMNGGNEYELSAEEQLVVAAPSLEITTALDIEGFSTLLLPAGDHRPLDPTALRGVSGMLHDSAPRVLASHLTKIDLELALQPGSGNRNGLSGIELATLPHGRQARVDLIERSECLKLLVAVTVLAGATAIERAATISKWIKVAIDTKTALGNLYGFCGVMLGLCLPQIQRLANTWHLLRQKHTDEAFSFEAKLRPTLRAMNECTNPQAPNTTLPHLLPIALLGERGPEDVLGTAAPSSLTAAILSPWENSAPDCGLSIVWSHLETARKMAENLPLFRRNAEIALEGSRSDELLSDAFRTEFHIKFLWGSRGSTVAPEERHLKFTQVLDAMFDKCTSSEVTA
- the LOC117225320 gene encoding breast cancer anti-estrogen resistance protein 3 homolog isoform X2 codes for the protein MRNEVASSAIVHAFEGIAWSFRFPSMGALQNLGASGRRRKRNGLSSSASCKDLYQKRHTIHLQPEIIIQKEHSIIVTPLTPDDLGDEDSRRSSEVRAEEEETVAERNEDQDSGSGESAGKTGDSSDYANLPMEPPEESTRKLLERELRLLDPRDLRSHAWYHGSTLRGGRKGAEAEVPNDGDFLVRDCASQPGNYVLTVRCKGQPLHFVINRVVIQPETVYERAQYQFEDEAFDTVADLITFYVGSGRPISQASGARIITPKPRSVPLTCVAAPTNSQHCSSPSSSSLSTGSPPRLPRKQQRSHSLTAQHHPSEQHDGRQVSNQQAAPHVPVQSSTLPRVPPIQSQPPSCSLSLGRQKITRVISDPALQQQQQPPLQPPSLNHQNSLGTAPPKPPRIPYVPNHQHHGHHHHHHHHHHHQGYQASGSDSGNGSGDSEFETNNSGGTSNPSGSAPIKGVVIRSHYHTSNDGMNGGNEYELSAEEQLVVAAPSLEITTALDIEGFSTLLLPAGDHRPLDPTALRGVSGMLHDSAPRVLASHLTKIDLELALQPGSGNRNGLSGIELATLPHGRQARVDLIERSECLKLLVAVTVLAGATAIERAATISKWIKVAIDTKTALGNLYGFCGVMLGLCLPQIQRLANTWHLLRQKHTDEAFSFEAKLRPTLRAMNECTNPQAPNTTLPHLLPIALLGERGPEDVLGTAAPSSLTAAILSPWENSAPDCGLSIVWSHLETARKMAENLPLFRRNAEIALEGSRSDELLSDAFRTEFHIKFLWGSRGSTVAPEERHLKFTQVLDAMFDKCTSSEVTA
- the LOC117225320 gene encoding breast cancer anti-estrogen resistance protein 3 homolog isoform X3 — encoded protein: MGKTASKLKSKRSQSIAWSFRFPSMGALQNLGASGRRRKRNGLSSSASCKDLYQKRHTIHLQPEIIIQKEHSIIVTPLTPDDLGDEDSRRSSEVRAEEEETVAERNEDQDSGSGESAGKTGDSSDYANLPMEPPEESTRKLLERELRLLDPRDLRSHAWYHGSTLRGGRKGAEAEVPNDGDFLVRDCASQPGNYVLTVRCKGQPLHFVINRVVIQPETVYERAQYQFEDEAFDTVADLITFYVGSGRPISQASGARIITPKPRSVPLTCVAAPTNSQHCSSPSSSSLSTGSPPRLPRKQQRSHSLTAQHHPSEQHDGRQVSNQQAAPHVPVQSSTLPRVPPIQSQPPSCSLSLGRQKITRVISDPALQQQQQPPLQPPSLNHQNSLGTAPPKPPRIPYVPNHQHHGHHHHHHHHHHHQGYQASGSDSGNGSGDSEFETNNSGGTSNPSGSAPIKGVVIRSHYHTSNDGMNGGNEYELSAEEQLVVAAPSLEITTALDIEGFSTLLLPAGDHRPLDPTALRGVSGMLHDSAPRVLASHLTKIDLELALQPGSGNRNGLSGIELATLPHGRQARVDLIERSECLKLLVAVTVLAGATAIERAATISKWIKVAIDTKTALGNLYGFCGVMLGLCLPQIQRLANTWHLLRQKHTDEAFSFEAKLRPTLRAMNECTNPQAPNTTLPHLLPIALLGERGPEDVLGTAAPSSLTAAILSPWENSAPDCGLSIVWSHLETARKMAENLPLFRRNAEIALEGSRSDELLSDAFRTEFHIKFLWGSRGSTVAPEERHLKFTQVLDAMFDKCTSSEVTA